From one Rhizobium sp. CIAT894 genomic stretch:
- a CDS encoding glutathione S-transferase family protein: MTEELVFYTNPMSRGRIARWMLEEIGQPYRTELLTFGETMKAPEYLRVNPMGKVPAIRHGDTVVTECAAICAYLAETFPEKGLAPKPEERAAYYRWMFFAAGPLESAVTMRALGFEIPTERLRMAGCGGFGDVMNTLEMAVSGSTYVAGERFTAADVYVGSHVGWGLGFGSIEKRQAFVDYFGRISEREAYKRANALDDEAGKTMQAA, encoded by the coding sequence ATGACCGAAGAATTGGTATTCTACACGAACCCGATGTCACGCGGCCGCATCGCGCGCTGGATGCTGGAGGAAATCGGTCAGCCCTATCGCACCGAACTCCTGACCTTCGGCGAAACCATGAAGGCGCCGGAATATCTGCGGGTCAACCCGATGGGCAAGGTGCCGGCGATCCGCCACGGCGACACCGTCGTCACAGAATGTGCGGCAATCTGCGCCTATCTCGCCGAAACCTTCCCGGAAAAGGGGTTGGCCCCCAAGCCGGAGGAACGCGCCGCCTATTACCGCTGGATGTTCTTTGCCGCCGGTCCGTTGGAATCGGCGGTGACGATGAGGGCTCTCGGCTTCGAAATTCCGACGGAGCGCCTGCGCATGGCCGGCTGCGGCGGTTTCGGCGACGTCATGAACACGCTCGAGATGGCCGTTTCCGGCTCGACCTATGTCGCCGGCGAGCGCTTTACCGCCGCCGACGTCTATGTCGGCTCGCATGTCGGCTGGGGCCTCGGCTTCGGCAGCATCGAAAAACGCCAGGCCTTCGTCGATTATTTCGGCCGCATCAGCGAACGTGAGGCCTATAAGCGCGCCAATGCGCTTGACGATGAGGCCGGAAAGACGATGCAGGCGGCCTGA
- a CDS encoding AraC family transcriptional regulator: MNGDAAWALYEARLRRVSAYIHEHLDEELDMERLAEIACMSSYHWHRIYRAIYGETLAATVKRLRLHRAAGEIVRTELAVREIAKRSGYPNLQSFNRIFKSVYGMPPARYRKEGSHTAFQPSPDGKTKAMFDVTIREIAPTELIGVAHTGSYMEIGKAFETLFGTLYARGLAKPDMRMIGVYLDDPDIVPAEQLRSIACVTGVSAGPVEVPFERRTIDGGDYAVLRHKGPYADMHKAYQWLYAEWLPKSGRQLKDSVMFEEYLNNPREVPPAELMTDIHMPLA, encoded by the coding sequence ATGAATGGTGATGCAGCATGGGCACTCTATGAAGCCCGTCTGAGACGGGTTTCGGCTTATATTCACGAGCACCTCGACGAGGAGCTGGATATGGAGCGCCTTGCTGAGATCGCCTGCATGTCCAGCTATCACTGGCACAGGATCTACCGGGCGATTTACGGCGAGACGCTGGCGGCCACCGTCAAGCGGCTGCGGCTGCATCGCGCGGCGGGCGAGATCGTCCGCACGGAGCTTGCCGTCCGTGAGATTGCGAAGCGATCAGGCTATCCCAATCTCCAATCCTTCAACCGCATTTTCAAGTCGGTCTACGGCATGCCGCCGGCGCGCTACCGGAAAGAGGGAAGCCATACAGCCTTCCAACCCTCACCTGACGGAAAGACCAAAGCCATGTTCGATGTTACCATACGCGAGATCGCGCCGACCGAACTGATCGGTGTCGCCCATACCGGCTCCTATATGGAGATCGGCAAAGCCTTCGAAACATTGTTCGGCACGCTTTACGCGCGCGGCCTCGCCAAGCCCGACATGCGAATGATCGGTGTCTATCTCGACGATCCCGATATCGTGCCGGCCGAACAGCTGCGCTCGATCGCCTGCGTCACCGGCGTTTCCGCGGGGCCGGTCGAAGTGCCGTTCGAGCGACGCACGATCGACGGCGGCGACTATGCCGTGCTGCGCCACAAAGGCCCCTATGCCGACATGCACAAGGCCTACCAGTGGCTTTATGCGGAATGGCTGCCGAAATCCGGGCGGCAGCTGAAGGACAGCGTCATGTTCGAGGAATATCTCAACAACCCGCGCGAGGTGCCGCCGGCCGAGCTGATGACGGATATCCATATGCCGCTTGCCTGA
- the alaS gene encoding alanine--tRNA ligase, with protein sequence MSGVNDIRSTFLDYFKKNGHEIVPSSPLVPRNDPTLMFTNAGMVQFKNVFTGLEKRPYSTATTSQKCVRAGGKHNDLDNVGYTARHLTFFEMLGNFSFGDYFKENAIELAWKLVTEGFDLPKHRLLVTVYSEDEEAAGLWKKIAGFSDDKIIRIPTSDNFWQMGDTGPCGPCSEIFIDQGENVWGGPPGSPEEDGDRFLEFWNLVFMQFEQTEPGVRNPLPRPSIDTGMGLERMACILQGVQSVFDTDLFRTLTGAIEDAVGVKAAGSASHRVIADHLRSSAFLIADGVLPSNEGRGYVLRRIMRRAMRHAQLLGAKEPLIYKLLPTLVQQMGRAYPELVRAEALISETLKLEENRFRKTLERGLSLLSDATADLSKGDMLDGETAFKLYDTYGFPLDLTQDALRAREIGVDISGFTDAMQRQKAEARSHWAGSGEKATETVWFELKDKHGATEFLGYDTEAAAGVVQAIVKDGAVATEAKAGDKVQIVVNQTPFYGESGGQMGDTGVISSDHGKIDVSDTQKKGEGLFVHSGTVVEGVFKAGDAVVLTVDHARRSRLRANHSATHLLHEAMREVLGTHVAQKGSLVAPERLRFDVSHPKPMSAEELKVVEEMANEIVLQNAPVTTRLMSVDDAIAEGAMALFGEKYGDEVRVVSMGTGLHGAKSNKPYSVELCGGTHVSATGQIGLVRILGESAVGAGVRRIEAVTGESAREYLAEQDDRVKTLAASLKVQPSEVLSRVEALMDERRKLEKELTDAKRKLAMGGGQGSSADAVREIAGVKFLGKAVAGVDPKDLKGLADDGKASIGSGIVTLIGVSEDGKASAVVAVTPDLVDRFSAVDLVRIASAALGGKGGGGRPDMAQAGGPDGSKADEAIEAVALALAG encoded by the coding sequence ATGAGCGGCGTAAACGATATCCGGTCGACCTTCCTCGACTATTTTAAGAAGAACGGCCATGAAATCGTTCCGTCGAGCCCGCTCGTGCCGCGCAACGACCCGACGCTGATGTTCACCAATGCCGGCATGGTGCAGTTCAAAAACGTCTTTACCGGCCTGGAAAAGCGCCCCTATTCCACGGCGACGACCTCGCAGAAATGCGTGCGCGCCGGCGGCAAGCATAACGACCTCGACAATGTCGGCTATACCGCGCGTCACCTGACCTTCTTCGAAATGCTCGGCAACTTCTCCTTTGGCGACTATTTTAAGGAGAATGCGATCGAGCTTGCCTGGAAGCTCGTCACCGAAGGTTTCGACCTGCCGAAGCATCGTCTGCTGGTCACCGTCTATTCCGAAGACGAAGAAGCAGCGGGACTGTGGAAGAAGATCGCCGGTTTTTCCGACGACAAGATCATCCGCATCCCGACCTCCGACAATTTCTGGCAGATGGGCGATACCGGGCCCTGCGGCCCTTGCTCTGAAATCTTCATCGACCAGGGCGAGAATGTCTGGGGCGGCCCTCCCGGTTCGCCTGAGGAAGATGGCGACCGGTTCCTGGAGTTCTGGAACCTCGTCTTCATGCAGTTCGAGCAGACCGAGCCCGGCGTGCGTAACCCGCTACCGCGTCCGTCGATCGATACCGGCATGGGCCTTGAGCGCATGGCCTGTATTCTCCAGGGCGTCCAGAGCGTTTTCGACACCGACCTGTTCCGCACGCTGACCGGCGCGATCGAGGATGCCGTCGGCGTCAAGGCCGCCGGCAGTGCCAGCCACCGCGTCATCGCCGATCACTTGCGCTCCTCCGCCTTCCTGATCGCCGATGGCGTGCTGCCGTCGAATGAAGGCCGTGGCTACGTGCTGCGCCGTATCATGCGCCGCGCTATGCGCCATGCCCAGCTTCTCGGCGCCAAGGAGCCGTTGATCTACAAGCTGCTGCCGACACTGGTGCAGCAGATGGGTCGGGCCTATCCGGAGCTCGTGCGCGCCGAAGCTCTGATCTCCGAGACACTGAAGCTCGAGGAAAACCGGTTCCGCAAGACGCTGGAACGTGGCCTGTCGCTGCTATCCGACGCGACCGCCGACCTTTCCAAGGGCGACATGCTCGATGGCGAGACGGCCTTTAAGCTCTACGATACCTACGGTTTCCCGCTCGACCTGACGCAGGATGCGTTGCGCGCCCGTGAAATCGGCGTCGATATATCAGGCTTTACCGATGCGATGCAGCGCCAGAAGGCTGAAGCCCGTTCGCATTGGGCCGGCTCAGGCGAGAAGGCAACGGAAACCGTCTGGTTCGAGCTCAAGGACAAACACGGCGCCACCGAATTCCTCGGTTACGACACGGAAGCAGCCGCAGGCGTTGTTCAGGCGATCGTCAAGGACGGTGCGGTTGCGACCGAAGCCAAGGCCGGCGACAAGGTACAGATCGTCGTCAACCAGACGCCGTTCTATGGCGAATCCGGTGGCCAGATGGGCGATACCGGCGTGATCTCCTCCGACCATGGCAAGATCGACGTATCAGACACGCAGAAGAAGGGCGAAGGCCTCTTCGTGCATTCCGGGACCGTGGTTGAAGGCGTATTCAAGGCTGGCGACGCTGTTGTGTTGACGGTCGATCATGCCCGTCGTTCGCGCCTGCGCGCCAACCATTCGGCAACCCATCTGCTGCATGAGGCGATGCGCGAGGTGCTCGGCACCCATGTTGCCCAGAAGGGTTCGCTGGTCGCGCCCGAGCGCCTGCGCTTCGACGTGTCGCATCCGAAGCCGATGTCGGCCGAAGAACTCAAGGTGGTCGAAGAGATGGCCAACGAGATCGTGCTGCAGAACGCGCCTGTCACGACCCGCCTGATGAGCGTCGACGACGCCATCGCCGAAGGCGCCATGGCGCTGTTCGGCGAGAAGTACGGCGATGAAGTGCGTGTCGTGTCGATGGGCACCGGCCTTCATGGTGCAAAGAGCAATAAGCCTTACTCGGTCGAGCTTTGCGGCGGCACGCATGTGTCGGCCACCGGTCAGATCGGCCTCGTGCGCATCCTCGGCGAGAGCGCCGTCGGCGCCGGCGTTCGCCGTATCGAAGCGGTGACCGGTGAATCGGCGCGAGAATATCTGGCCGAGCAGGATGATCGCGTGAAGACGCTCGCTGCCTCGCTGAAAGTTCAGCCTTCGGAAGTTCTGTCGCGTGTGGAAGCGCTGATGGACGAGCGCCGCAAGCTCGAAAAGGAACTGACCGACGCCAAGCGCAAGCTCGCCATGGGCGGCGGGCAGGGCAGTTCTGCCGATGCCGTGCGCGAGATCGCCGGAGTGAAATTCCTCGGTAAGGCCGTGGCCGGCGTCGATCCGAAGGACCTCAAGGGTCTTGCTGATGACGGCAAGGCCAGCATCGGCTCCGGCATCGTGACGCTGATCGGTGTATCTGAAGATGGCAAGGCGAGCGCCGTCGTTGCGGTGACGCCGGATCTCGTTGATCGTTTTAGCGCTGTCGATCTCGTCCGCATCGCCTCTGCCGCCCTCGGCGGCAAGGGTGGCGGCGGCCGTCCCGACATGGCCCAGGCCGGTGGTCCGGACGGATCGAAAGCAGACGAGGCGATCGAAGCGGTGGCGCTGGCACTCGCCGGGTGA
- a CDS encoding carbohydrate kinase family protein, with translation MKKKILVLGGAHIDRRGRISGETAPGASNPGTWFEEPGGGGFNAARNLARLGFQVTMISPRGGDPIGEMVGEAADFAGIDDRPFVFLDRKTPSYTAIIEKDGNLVIALADMDLYRFFVPRRLSIRWVREAFAAHDLILFDANLPEETIAAIVAKARSLAKPVAAIAISPAKVVRLKPCVEDIDYLFMNEAEAAALAGERPDDAGGWPPLLNEIGIRSAVVTRGRRELVALCDGRAVTLQPPIAETLADVTGAGDSLAAGTLAALMQGLPLEQAIRHGTAAAALTVQSPHAVNENLTPDLLNEALALVPQIRILH, from the coding sequence ATGAAAAAAAAGATTCTCGTTCTCGGCGGTGCCCATATCGACAGGCGCGGCCGCATCTCCGGCGAGACGGCGCCTGGCGCCAGCAATCCCGGGACCTGGTTCGAAGAGCCGGGCGGCGGCGGCTTCAATGCGGCACGCAACCTTGCAAGGCTCGGTTTTCAGGTGACGATGATTTCGCCGCGCGGCGGCGATCCGATCGGTGAGATGGTCGGCGAAGCCGCCGATTTCGCCGGCATCGACGACCGGCCCTTCGTCTTCCTCGACCGCAAGACGCCGAGTTACACGGCAATCATCGAGAAGGACGGCAATCTGGTGATCGCCCTTGCCGACATGGATCTCTACCGCTTCTTCGTGCCGCGGCGCCTCTCCATCCGCTGGGTGCGCGAGGCTTTCGCCGCGCATGATCTCATCCTTTTCGATGCCAATCTGCCGGAAGAGACGATCGCGGCCATCGTCGCCAAGGCGCGGTCGCTGGCCAAACCCGTCGCCGCAATCGCCATTTCGCCGGCCAAGGTCGTCAGGCTGAAACCCTGCGTCGAAGATATCGACTACCTGTTCATGAACGAGGCCGAAGCCGCCGCCCTTGCCGGTGAACGGCCGGACGACGCCGGCGGCTGGCCGCCGCTTCTGAACGAGATCGGCATCCGGAGCGCCGTCGTCACCCGTGGCCGCCGCGAGCTCGTCGCGCTTTGCGATGGCCGCGCCGTGACGCTGCAGCCGCCAATCGCCGAGACCCTGGCCGATGTCACGGGCGCCGGCGATTCCCTTGCCGCCGGCACGCTCGCCGCCTTGATGCAAGGCCTGCCGCTCGAGCAAGCAATCCGCCACGGCACCGCGGCAGCAGCGCTGACTGTGCAGTCACCGCACGCCGTCAACGAAAATCTGACGCCGGATCTGCTGAATGAGGCGCTTGCCCTTGTTCCCCAGATCAGAATTCTGCATTGA
- a CDS encoding pseudouridine-5'-phosphate glycosidase, which yields MTQPISPLLPIAYSKEVASAKQRGAPLVALESTIITHGMPYPGNIEMARSVEAIIREQGAVPATIAVIHGTLHVGLESAELEQLAKATDVMKVSRADLAFAIAERRTGATTVAATMIAAARAGIRVFATGGIGGVHRGAEESFDISADLEELARTGVIVVCAGAKAILDIPKTLEVLETRGVPVVTYESEEFPAFWSRSSGISSPLSLNSPAAIANFQTVREQLGIDGGMLVANPVPEADEIPSEEMEIYIERALDSAERDEITGKAVTPYLLSTIFDLTDGQSLKTNIALVENNARLAAEIAVALGE from the coding sequence ATGACCCAGCCCATCTCCCCTCTTCTGCCGATCGCCTATTCCAAGGAGGTCGCGAGCGCCAAGCAGCGCGGCGCGCCGTTGGTGGCGCTGGAATCGACCATCATTACTCACGGCATGCCCTATCCCGGCAATATCGAGATGGCCCGCAGCGTCGAGGCGATCATTCGCGAACAGGGTGCGGTGCCGGCAACGATCGCCGTCATCCACGGCACCCTGCATGTCGGTCTTGAATCCGCGGAACTGGAACAGCTCGCCAAAGCGACGGACGTGATGAAGGTGTCGCGCGCCGATCTCGCCTTCGCGATCGCCGAGCGCCGCACCGGCGCCACCACAGTCGCGGCGACGATGATCGCGGCCGCCCGTGCCGGCATCCGCGTTTTTGCCACAGGCGGCATCGGCGGCGTGCATCGCGGCGCCGAGGAAAGCTTCGATATTTCAGCCGATCTCGAGGAGCTCGCCCGCACCGGCGTCATCGTTGTCTGCGCCGGCGCCAAGGCGATCCTCGACATTCCGAAAACGCTGGAAGTGCTGGAAACCCGTGGCGTTCCCGTCGTCACCTATGAGAGCGAAGAATTCCCCGCCTTCTGGTCGCGCTCCTCGGGCATATCAAGCCCGCTGTCACTGAACAGCCCGGCGGCCATTGCCAATTTCCAGACGGTGCGCGAACAGCTCGGCATCGACGGCGGCATGCTCGTCGCCAACCCGGTGCCGGAAGCAGACGAGATCCCGAGCGAAGAGATGGAGATCTATATCGAGCGCGCACTCGACAGCGCCGAGCGCGACGAAATCACCGGCAAGGCCGTGACGCCCTACCTGCTCTCGACCATTTTCGACTTGACGGACGGCCAGAGCCTGAAGACGAATATTGCGCTGGTCGAGAACAATGCGCGGCTGGCGGCTGAGATTGCCGTGGCGCTTGGCGAGTAA
- a CDS encoding GNAT family N-acetyltransferase, whose translation MTATVRPLEPSDCAAWEPLWEAYQRFYEVVIPPETTDLTWGRFHDPDEPMHALGAFDEDGRLVGIVHAIFHRSCWLPQWTCYLQDLYVENSQRGLGTGAALIDAVTDLARKNGAGRLYWMTHETNATARRLYDKIAERSGFIQYRKAL comes from the coding sequence ATGACGGCAACCGTGCGCCCGCTCGAACCTTCCGACTGCGCCGCTTGGGAACCCCTGTGGGAAGCGTATCAGCGCTTCTACGAAGTGGTGATCCCGCCCGAAACCACCGATCTCACCTGGGGCCGCTTCCACGATCCCGACGAACCGATGCACGCGCTCGGCGCCTTCGATGAAGACGGTCGCCTCGTCGGCATCGTCCATGCCATCTTTCACCGCTCCTGCTGGCTGCCGCAATGGACCTGCTACCTGCAGGATCTCTATGTCGAAAACAGCCAGCGTGGGCTCGGCACCGGCGCCGCGCTGATCGACGCGGTCACCGATCTTGCGCGCAAAAACGGCGCAGGCCGGCTTTATTGGATGACGCACGAAACGAATGCAACGGCGAGGCGGCTCTACGACAAGATCGCTGAACGCTCGGGTTTCATCCAGTACCGCAAGGCTCTCTGA
- a CDS encoding PAS domain-containing sensor histidine kinase — translation MTKPRQADDYNAPLVDRGGRSGTVLRILLLALVLIAAAGGFVFFKKSLDNEIVLGGLGVLAMVGIFFLVSSVIGFIEVMPQRQSDSLARAFLNSHPDGTLITDEKGRIIYANAAYGALTGARKATEVQTLETLLSRHRESNEALYRLVNGLREGREGREEFRLLRAVGPGSNSSGAHWYRLKARLLQPEENSGKPLQIWQITDITTERDDQERFFKELQNAIDYLDHAPAGFFSAGRKGEIFYLNATLAEWLGLDLTKFVPGSMTIGDVVAGEGLALIQSVQAEPGLKKTVTLDLDLRKTNGQSLPVQIIHSVTSMRDGAPGESRTIVLAREKNSESSQSASAAAMRFTRFFNNTPMAIASVDGDGRILRTNAPFLKLFSGVVSRDDLEKAPHLETIVQESDRRQLAEALAAAKDRQGDIAPLDTRTPTDEARYFRFYVNAVIDQSDEAPEEAAIVYAVEVTEQKALEAQMAQTQKMNAVGTLAGGIAHDFNNVLTAILLSSDHLLLQARPADASFADLMEIKRNANRAAVLVRQLLAFSRKQTMRPSVLNLTDVVGDLRMLVDRLLSGTNVKLDVQYGRDLWPVKTDLSQFEQVLINLCVNARDAMPEGGTLTLRTRNLTAAEVSAFNYSYMPAEDMVLVEVADNGTGIAPEIMDKIFEPFFTTKDVGKGTGLGLAMVYGIVKQSGGYIQPESEVGKGTTFRVFLPRHIPEPAVAAEAGSIDGAIAGAEVLPQPAPPQQPEDLTGSAVILLVEDEEAVRRGGKRMLETRGYTVHEAGSGVEALSIMEELDGKVDIVVSDVVMPEMDGPTLLRELRKSYPDMKFIFVSGYAEDAFARNLPPESKFGFLPKPFSLKQLAVVVKETLEG, via the coding sequence ATGACGAAACCGCGTCAGGCCGACGACTATAACGCACCGCTTGTGGATCGTGGGGGGCGTTCTGGCACGGTTTTGCGCATTCTTCTGCTGGCGCTCGTGCTGATCGCAGCCGCCGGCGGCTTCGTCTTCTTCAAAAAGTCGCTCGACAACGAGATCGTGCTCGGCGGTCTTGGCGTGCTCGCCATGGTCGGCATCTTCTTTCTGGTCTCCTCGGTCATCGGCTTCATCGAGGTGATGCCGCAGCGCCAGTCCGACAGCCTGGCGCGCGCCTTCCTCAACAGCCATCCCGACGGCACTTTGATTACCGACGAAAAAGGACGGATCATCTATGCCAATGCCGCCTATGGCGCCCTGACAGGGGCGCGCAAGGCGACCGAGGTGCAGACCCTGGAAACGCTGCTGTCGCGCCACCGCGAATCGAATGAGGCGCTTTACAGGCTGGTCAACGGCCTGCGCGAGGGCAGGGAAGGCCGGGAGGAATTCCGCCTGCTGCGCGCCGTCGGGCCTGGCAGCAACAGCTCCGGCGCGCATTGGTACCGGCTGAAGGCGCGGCTGCTGCAGCCGGAGGAAAACAGCGGCAAGCCGCTGCAGATCTGGCAGATCACCGACATCACGACCGAGCGCGACGACCAGGAGCGGTTCTTCAAGGAGCTGCAGAACGCGATCGATTATCTCGATCATGCGCCGGCCGGCTTCTTTTCCGCCGGCAGGAAGGGCGAGATCTTCTATCTCAATGCGACGCTTGCCGAGTGGCTGGGTCTCGACCTTACCAAGTTCGTGCCGGGCTCGATGACGATCGGCGACGTCGTGGCCGGCGAGGGGCTGGCGCTGATTCAGTCGGTACAGGCCGAACCGGGCCTGAAGAAGACCGTGACGCTCGATCTCGATCTGCGCAAGACCAATGGTCAGAGCCTGCCGGTGCAGATCATCCACAGCGTCACCTCGATGCGTGACGGCGCCCCCGGCGAAAGCCGGACGATCGTGCTGGCGCGCGAGAAGAACAGCGAGAGCAGTCAGTCGGCTTCGGCCGCCGCCATGCGCTTCACCCGCTTTTTCAACAACACGCCGATGGCGATTGCCTCGGTCGACGGCGACGGGCGTATTCTGCGGACCAATGCACCGTTCCTGAAGCTGTTTTCCGGCGTCGTCTCGCGTGACGACCTGGAAAAGGCGCCGCATCTTGAAACCATCGTGCAGGAGAGCGACCGGCGGCAGTTGGCCGAGGCGCTGGCGGCGGCCAAGGACCGCCAGGGCGACATCGCGCCGCTCGACACCCGCACGCCGACCGACGAGGCGCGTTATTTCCGCTTCTATGTCAATGCCGTCATCGACCAGAGCGACGAGGCGCCCGAGGAGGCAGCGATCGTCTATGCCGTGGAGGTGACCGAGCAGAAGGCGCTGGAAGCGCAGATGGCGCAGACGCAGAAGATGAATGCGGTGGGAACGCTTGCCGGCGGCATCGCCCATGATTTCAACAACGTGCTGACGGCGATCCTGCTGTCCTCCGACCATCTGCTGCTGCAGGCACGGCCGGCCGATGCCAGCTTCGCCGACCTGATGGAGATCAAGCGCAACGCCAACCGCGCCGCCGTGCTGGTGCGCCAGCTGCTCGCCTTTTCGCGCAAGCAGACGATGCGGCCCTCGGTGCTCAACCTCACCGATGTCGTCGGCGACCTGCGCATGCTGGTCGACCGGCTGCTGTCGGGCACCAACGTCAAGCTCGACGTGCAATATGGCCGCGACCTCTGGCCTGTCAAAACGGACCTCTCGCAATTCGAGCAGGTGCTGATCAATCTTTGCGTCAATGCGCGCGACGCCATGCCGGAGGGCGGCACGCTGACGCTGCGCACCCGAAACCTGACCGCCGCTGAGGTCTCCGCCTTCAACTATTCCTACATGCCGGCCGAAGACATGGTGCTGGTCGAGGTCGCCGACAACGGCACCGGCATCGCGCCCGAGATCATGGACAAGATCTTCGAGCCCTTCTTCACCACCAAGGATGTCGGCAAGGGTACCGGTCTCGGCCTCGCCATGGTCTACGGCATCGTCAAGCAATCGGGCGGCTACATCCAGCCGGAATCCGAAGTCGGCAAAGGCACGACGTTCCGTGTTTTCCTGCCGCGCCACATCCCGGAGCCGGCGGTGGCCGCGGAAGCCGGTTCGATCGACGGCGCCATCGCCGGGGCCGAGGTGCTGCCGCAGCCTGCACCGCCGCAGCAGCCGGAGGACCTGACCGGATCGGCCGTCATCCTTCTCGTCGAGGACGAGGAGGCGGTGCGCCGCGGCGGCAAGCGCATGCTGGAAACGCGCGGTTACACCGTGCACGAGGCGGGCTCGGGCGTCGAGGCGCTCAGCATCATGGAAGAGCTCGACGGCAAGGTCGACATCGTCGTGTCCGACGTGGTGATGCCGGAGATGGATGGCCCGACGCTGCTGCGCGAGCTGCGCAAGAGCTATCCCGACATGAAATTCATCTTCGTCTCCGGCTATGCCGAAGACGCCTTCGCCCGCAACCTGCCGCCGGAGTCGAAATTCGGATTTTTGCCGAAGCCGTTCTCGCTGAAGCAGCTTGCTGTGGTGGTGAAGGAGACGCTGGAGGGGTGA
- the recA gene encoding recombinase RecA, with protein sequence MSQNSLRLVEDKSVDKSKALEAALSQIERSFGKGSIMKLGSNENVVEIETVSTGSLGLDIALGIGGLPKGRIIEIYGPESSGKTTLALQTIAEAQKKGGICAFVDAEHALDPVYARKLGVDLQNLLISQPDTGEQALEITDTLVRSGAVDVLVVDSVAALTPRAEIEGEMGDSLPGLQARLMSQALRKLTASISKSNCMVIFINQIRMKIGVMFGSPETTTGGNALKFYASVRLDIRRIGAVKEREEVIGNQTRVKVVKNKMAPPFKHVEFDIMYGEGVSKTGELVDLGVKAGIVEKSGAWFSYNSQRLGQGRENAKTFLRDNPDLAREIELSLRQNAGLIADRFLQNGGPDADDGDGAAEM encoded by the coding sequence ATGTCTCAGAATTCATTGCGGCTGGTAGAGGACAAATCGGTGGACAAAAGCAAGGCGCTTGAAGCGGCACTCTCACAGATAGAGCGGTCGTTCGGCAAGGGCTCGATCATGAAACTCGGTTCCAACGAGAACGTCGTCGAGATCGAGACGGTTTCGACGGGCTCGCTTGGCCTCGATATTGCGCTTGGCATCGGTGGCCTGCCGAAGGGCCGCATTATCGAAATCTACGGGCCGGAAAGCTCGGGTAAGACGACGCTTGCGTTGCAGACCATTGCGGAAGCGCAGAAGAAGGGCGGTATCTGCGCCTTCGTCGACGCCGAACACGCTCTTGATCCGGTCTATGCCCGCAAGCTTGGCGTCGATCTGCAGAACCTTCTGATCTCGCAGCCGGATACCGGCGAGCAGGCGCTCGAAATCACCGACACCCTGGTGCGCTCCGGCGCCGTCGACGTTCTCGTCGTCGACTCGGTCGCCGCGCTGACGCCGCGCGCCGAAATCGAAGGCGAAATGGGCGACAGCCTTCCAGGTCTCCAGGCCCGCCTGATGAGCCAGGCACTGCGCAAGCTCACCGCCTCGATTTCCAAGTCGAACTGCATGGTGATTTTCATCAACCAGATACGCATGAAGATCGGTGTCATGTTCGGTTCGCCTGAGACAACGACGGGCGGCAATGCGCTGAAATTCTATGCCTCCGTTCGCCTCGATATCCGCCGTATCGGCGCGGTCAAGGAGCGCGAAGAGGTGATCGGCAACCAGACCCGCGTCAAGGTCGTCAAGAACAAGATGGCGCCTCCCTTCAAGCATGTCGAGTTCGACATCATGTATGGCGAGGGCGTTTCCAAGACCGGCGAACTCGTCGATCTCGGCGTCAAGGCCGGCATCGTCGAGAAGTCGGGCGCCTGGTTCTCCTACAACAGCCAGCGTCTCGGCCAAGGCCGTGAAAATGCCAAGACCTTCCTGCGCGACAATCCGGATCTCGCACGCGAGATCGAGCTGTCACTGCGCCAGAATGCCGGCTTGATCGCCGACCGCTTCCTGCAGAACGGCGGACCGGATGCAGATGACGGCGATGGCGCCGCGGAAATGTAA